The Metabacillus litoralis genome contains a region encoding:
- a CDS encoding NCS2 family permease, with the protein MKKFFQFDELGTNYRREIIGGLTTFLSMAYILFVNPNTLAMTSIPDLPAEMRMDTGAIFTATAIAAAVGSLLMGLIAKYPIALAPGMGLNAFFSFTVVLTMGVPWQTALSGVLVSGLIFILLTLSGLREKIINSIPAELKFAVGAGIGLFITFVGFQGAGIIVNNDATLVGLGDFTNPQTLLAIFGIIVTVILMVRGVNGGIFYGMLITAIVGMIFNQIAVPTEIVGQIPSLAPTFGQAFMNLDQIFTVQMLVVILTFLFVDFFDTAGTLVGVANQAGLMKDNKLPRAGKALFADSAATVVGSVLGTSTTTSYIESSAGVAAGARSGFASVVTAILFLLALFFSPLLGVITSAVTAPALIIVGALMVSSLGQIDWKRFEIAVPAFLTIITMPLSYSIATGIAVGFIFYPITMIMKGRGKEIHPVMYGLFVIFVLYFVFLA; encoded by the coding sequence ATGAAGAAGTTTTTTCAGTTTGATGAATTAGGTACAAATTATCGACGTGAAATTATTGGTGGTTTAACAACGTTCTTATCAATGGCTTATATTTTATTTGTTAACCCTAACACATTAGCCATGACGTCAATTCCAGATCTACCTGCAGAAATGCGAATGGATACAGGAGCTATCTTTACAGCAACTGCTATTGCGGCAGCTGTTGGTTCATTGTTAATGGGCCTTATAGCCAAATACCCAATTGCATTGGCGCCAGGTATGGGGTTGAATGCGTTTTTCTCATTCACAGTTGTCCTGACAATGGGAGTACCATGGCAAACAGCTTTATCAGGGGTTTTAGTATCAGGACTTATTTTTATTCTTCTTACACTATCAGGTCTTCGCGAAAAGATTATTAATTCCATTCCAGCAGAACTAAAGTTTGCAGTGGGTGCCGGAATCGGATTATTCATAACATTTGTTGGTTTTCAAGGTGCAGGCATTATTGTTAATAATGATGCTACTTTAGTAGGGTTAGGTGATTTCACTAATCCTCAAACGTTATTAGCTATTTTCGGTATTATTGTGACAGTTATTTTAATGGTTCGTGGAGTAAATGGTGGTATCTTCTATGGAATGCTTATTACAGCAATTGTAGGAATGATCTTTAATCAAATTGCTGTTCCGACTGAAATTGTTGGCCAAATTCCAAGCTTAGCACCAACGTTTGGACAAGCATTTATGAACTTAGATCAAATCTTTACTGTTCAAATGTTAGTTGTTATTTTAACGTTCTTATTCGTAGACTTCTTTGATACAGCTGGAACCCTTGTTGGAGTAGCTAACCAAGCTGGTCTAATGAAGGATAATAAGTTACCGAGAGCAGGAAAAGCGTTATTCGCAGATTCAGCTGCAACAGTAGTAGGTTCTGTCTTAGGAACATCTACAACAACTTCATATATTGAGTCTTCTGCAGGTGTTGCCGCTGGAGCTCGTTCAGGTTTCGCATCAGTCGTAACTGCTATCCTATTCTTATTGGCCTTATTCTTCTCTCCACTTTTAGGAGTTATTACTTCAGCAGTTACCGCACCTGCATTAATCATTGTAGGGGCTCTAATGGTATCATCTTTAGGGCAAATTGACTGGAAACGATTTGAAATTGCTGTACCAGCATTCTTGACAATTATTACAATGCCTTTATCTTACAGTATTGCAACAGGTATTGCAGTTGGATTCATCTTCTATCCAATTACAATGATCATGAAGGGTAGAGGAAAAGAAATTCACCCGGTTATGTACGGACTGTTTGTCATCTTTGTACTATATTTTGTGTTTTTAGCTTAA